From the genome of Thermosynechococcus sp. NK55a:
ACGAGAATTGCGCCTGTTTGCGTCAAGGGCGGCTGCTGCGGCAGTTTGAGGGTAGCTTGCACAGTTGGGACACTGAGGCCTGAGCGCTCCTGCAAGAGGGGGTCATTAATTTGAAACGTAAACAGCGAAGGTACCGGCGGAATAATCGTGTGTCCCAATTGCGCCGCCAACCGATAGCCATGGGAACTACTGCCCGTGGTCAAAAGGACGCGATCGCCCACAAGGGGTTGAGCCTGCTGAGCAATCGTGACGTGAAACTGGCTGCCCACTTTGGCAATGTCCTTGACCGCTGCACGGGTACGAATGCGAATGCCCAAGGCTGTTGCTTCCTGCACAAGGCAGTCAATAATCGTTTGTGAGTCATCACTCACAGGAAAGATCCGCCCATCGGCCTCAGTTTTCAGCTTCACTCCCCGCGCCTCAAACCAAGCGATCGTGTCTTGGGGTTGGAAGCGACTAAAGGCACCCCGTAAGGCCTTGCCACCACGGGGATAGTGTTGCGCCAACAGCGCCGGATCAAAACAGTGGTGGGTGACATTGCAGCGACCACCACCAGAGATGTGGACTTTGCTGAGCACCGCTGCCCCAGCTTCTAAAATAGTGACGCGATCGCGAGGATTAGCCGTGGCACAGGAGATCGCCCCAAAAAATCCAGCGGCACCCCCGCCAATGACCAAAATCTGCCGAGTCACGATCAAGATTCCAAGGGAAAAGGATAGGTCTTTTCATTGTTGCCGTTTTTGCCGTTGCGATCGCGCACCAAATGAAGCTGTTGATGCAGCCGACCCACGGCAATCCCCTCTGCAGCCATGAGGTTGAGGAGACGACGGCGAAACTCCCGCCCCACAGCCCATTGCTGTCCCGGTTGTGTCTTAATCCAAATGCGCACGAGTAAGCCACTGGCAGTAATCTGATCAATTCCTAAGATCTCTGGCCGCTCCAGCATCTTGAGTTGCCACTCAGGTTCTGCGTAGAAGTGGGTACTGACGTCATTCAGCAGCGACAACAGGCGATCGGGATTGGTTTCAATATCCACCCACAGCTCTAGGTTGACACGTGACCAAGTACGGGTGAGGTTGGCCACCTTTGTAATCGTACTATTGGGAATAGTGATGAGATGCCCCTCCGCATTGCGTAGCTGCGTAATCCGTAAGTTGAGATTTTCTACCATTCCTGAATAGGGTTCAATTGCCACCACATCCCCAATACCGTATTGGTCCTCCCAGACAATTAACAGGCCATTGATCACATCCTTAACCAAATTTTGGGAACCAAGGGAAATAGCCAAGGCGAGAAACCCCCCCACAGCCAGAATGGATGAGACAGGCATGCCCAGCGAACTCAGAATCACAACCAGCCGCGTTAAATAAATAACTGCAGTCTTCAAACTCCGCATCACTTCAATGGTGGTGCTAATCCGCAATGTTTGGCGCTGGGTATCGGCAAACTTGAGGAGATTATTTTGCTCCCAGAAGACACGAATGCGATCAAAGGCCAAATCGGCAAATTGATTCAGCAGCCCAGTGCCAAACCAGACCACCATCCAGAGAATCGGCAGGCCATAGACTTGAGAACTCAGCCCGCGAGTCATGGGGAAGAGCCGCAGAATTGCTGCTAGGCCGAGCAGCCAGAGAGCCACTTGTACCCACAACAGCAGATAGCGAACGAGACTAATGAGTTTAATGCGCTGCTTGAGAAAAAAGTGATGTCGCAGGTGGGGTAGAAGCGGCAAAACCCATTCGGGTTCGGCGGTTTGAGGGGTCGCTGTGTCCAGTTGCCCTTGCAGATGCTTGCGTTGGCGGATTAAGAATCGCTGTACAATTAAAATGACAAAACTGCCTGCTCCCACCTTCAAAAAAATCAAGACAGCCTGCTGGATTTGCCTGATTAGGGCAGCGTGGGTGCGTTCTTGAATCGCTTGGTTCATCTGCTGCTGCAAAATGTCTCGCCACTGCTGGGCAAGGGTTTCGGGAGGTAGTTGATGGTAGTTGCTGTCGGCCTCTGTTACCGTCAGGAGGCGAGTGGTGCGTTCCGCTTGGCCAATGCGAGCACTGATCACCAAAGCATTATGGAGGCGGGCAACACCAATATCTACTCTCGCGGGCGATCGCCGATCGTCCTCAAGGGCACTATGAAGTACCCGTCGCAGATTAGACTGGATGAGCTCGGCCCGGAGTTCAACGGGCATGACATCACCGAGTTTGCTGCGATCGCGAATTGTCGGTGCAGCAATTGTAAAGAGTGTATTGCCATCAAAACGCACATCGGTAATTTCTAGTTCACCCATGCGAGTGACGCCAGGGGGCAGCGGAGTGGCAGGGGTTTGATTGATTGCCGGTAGGGGGAGTTGAGCCAGGCTCGGCCAAGGAGAGAGAATGGCTAAAAAGAAGGTCAGAAAGGCGATCGCTCCCCAGCGCCAGAATTGTTTATGCCAGTTGATCATCTACTGCCAATAGTTTGCTTGAAGGCAAACAGTGCTACAAGTATCCTCTCACCTTTTGAGGGCTTGACCCAGTTCAAGGTTCCCTAGGGGCGATTGCCAAGGTTGCGGGGAGTGCAGTCGCTAACCACATCGCGGATTAAGGAAAGACGCGAGGAAATGTACCGTTCCAGATGATAGCGCTGGTGGTGCTCCAGGGGGTAAACATCACTAAACTGCGTCACTAGCCACCCCTGTAGGGAGTGATCGTCCATACTCAACAATCGTCCCACCTGTGCTTGCTCAACAAAGTGCCAGAACTGACGAAGGAGAGAGGGGGTCATACTTGCCCTCCTTTTAAGGTTTTCTTTAGATTTTGCCTATCTACTACCATACGTCGAGCCTGGGATGTTGGGGAGGAATCTGCGGAAGCTGCAACTAAAGTTAGGGAATCCACATGAAGTTCTGTAAACTTGTGTTGCGATTTCTCACTCCTCACTGTAACCCGTGATTCCTTGGGGATGCCCCGCTAACGGTAGGACGGTGAACCGCTAAAATAGTAAGGCTTTGCTTTACCAACATACTCAGAAATCATTGGGGTCTATGCGCACGCACTACTGTGGCGATGTTCGGCTAAGGGATGTCGGAACAACGGTCACCCTCTACGGTTGGGTTGATCGGCGCCGAGATCATGGCGGCGTTATCTTTATTGATTTGCGCGATCGCTCCGGCATTGTCCAAATTGTCAGTGATCCCCAGCGCACTCCCGACTCCTACCCCCAAGCCGATCGCCTGCGCAGTGAGTATGTGGTGAAAATTGTTGGCCGTGTTAGCAAGCGCCCTGCGGATTCGGTGAACCCGAAATTGGCCACGGGGGACATCGAGATCTACGCCGATTACATTGAGGTGCTCAATACGGTGCGCCAACAGCTCCCCTTTGCCATCTCCAGCACTGAGAATGAACAGGTGCGCGAAGAGGTGCGGCTGCGCTATCGCTATCTTGATCTACGGCGAGAACGGATGGCACGGAATTTGCAGTTACGCCATCGGGTTATCCAAGCTATGCGGCGCTTCCTAGAGGACGAGGCGGGCTTTATTGAGGTGGAAACCCCCATCCTCACCCGCTCGACCCCGGAGGGTGCTCGGGATTATTTAGTGCCTAGTCGTGTGAATCCTGGGGAATGGTTTGCCCTCCCTCAATCGCCGCAGTTGTTCAAGCAGTTGTTGATGGTGGCGGGATGCGATCGCTATTACCAGATTGCCCGCTGCTTTCGCGATGAGGATTTACGGGCCGATCGCCAACCCGAATTTACCCAACTCGACATGGAAATGAGCTTCATGGATCAAGAGGAAATCCTGGAGCTCAACGAAGCGCTGATTTGCCACATTTTCAAAACTGTAAAGGGCATTGACCTACCGCGCCCCTTTCCCCGCCTAAGCTACCAAGAGGCCATGGATCGCTATGGCACCGATAAACCCGATACCCGCTACGGCCTCGAACTGGTGGATGTCTCCGATATTCTCAAGGACTCTGGTTTCAAAGTCTTTAGTGGGGCGATCGCCCAAGGGGGTGTCGTGAAAATTTTGCCGATTCCCAATGGCAACGATCGCATCTCCAACGTCCGCATTAAACCCGGCGGCGATCTCTTCCAAGAGGCCGCCACTGCAGGTGCCAAGGGACTGGCCTATATCCGCGTTCGTAACAATGGCGAAATTGATACCATTGGTGCTATCAAGGATAACCTCTCTCCAGAGCAAAAGGCTACGCTCCTAGAGCGCACGGGTGCCGAGCCGGGGCATCTTCTCCTTTTTGGGGCAGGGGACGCTGCCACGGTGAATAAGACCCTGGATCGGCTGCGGCAGACCATTGCCCGCGAGTTTGATCTCATTGATCCAATGGCAACCCACCTTCTGTGGGTGGTGGATTTCCCGATGTTCGAGTGGAATGCCGAGGAAAAACGTCTTGAGGCCTTGCACCATCCCTTTACCGCGCCCCACCCTGACGACCTTGCGGATCTAAAAACCGCCCGTGCCCAAGCTTACGATCTCATCCTCAACGGCCATGAAGTCGGTGGTGGCAGCTTGCGCATCTATCAACCGGAATTGCAGCGGCAGGTGTTTGACATCATCGGCATTGATGAAGCCACTGCCCAAGAAAAATTTGGCTTCCTTTTAGAGGCCTTTGAATTTGGAACTCCGCCCCACGGGGGCATTGCCTATGGCTTGGATCGTTTGGTCATGCTCCTTGCTGGCGAAGATTCCATTCGCGACACCATTGCTTTCCCCAAAACCCAACAGGCCCGTTGTCTGCTCACCGGCGCCCCCAGCAGTGTTGAACCGCAGCAACTCAAGGAACTCCATGTGACGCCCGCCAAGCTAGCAAAAACCACCACTCAAACCAAAGCCTAGGCACATAGATTTATTGGCGATTTATTGGCCGATTCCACACCCCCTCTGGCAGCCACTCACCATTGAAATCCCGCACGCGCTCAGTACTCATGATGTAAGCCCATGCTGTACCCAAGGGTTGATGAGTCAAGTCATACACTGGCACCTCTTGGCGACAGTAGACATTCACCTCAGGAGACAAATTGGGACTGTAACCTTCAAAGGCATCCAGCTGCGTCAAGAGGCTGGCAGGTGGATCATCAAAGAGTAGTAACTCCCCCTGCACCCAACCTTCCTCAGCCGTTAGACCGGGGTACCCCATCGGCAGGTGATAAAGGCGGCCTCTCACCAATGCCGTTTGATGGCCACTTAGCCAAGGCCGACAGAAGAGGTCATGGGGTGGATAGCCGGGTTTGAGGGTGCCATAGACAAAAAGGCGTAGTACCGTCATGTTGCAAAGGAATAGCATCAATTTGCTGACAGAACTTACTTTACTGAGTTTGATAGCGGTTTGCCCTGCTCCGGACTGCCCTCGACAATCCACTGCCCAGCGAGCCAAAATGAAAAATTCGAGCATGGGGGTTAGGGCTCCCGCGCCAGTTTTGCCCCATTTTTGCAGAAGTGACTCCCCAAAAAAGCAACCAATTTATCCATTGCTTCTGCGTGCTAGCGTTAAACCATAGTGGGAGGTCGCCCTTTGCCAAGTGGTGTGAGCCACAATCAGTGCCCCAGCAGTGCGTACTGCAGTTAAAGCCAAGGATAAATTGACTAACCAGAAAGAATGTTACCAAAACAGCATTGAGGGCTATTTGCTTAGCTTGTGGTATGGGGGGGAGGTTTTGCCATGGGGGTGCTGGGAATGGCGCCAATGGGGTCTGC
Proteins encoded in this window:
- a CDS encoding NAD(P)/FAD-dependent oxidoreductase, whose protein sequence is MTRQILVIGGGAAGFFGAISCATANPRDRVTILEAGAAVLSKVHISGGGRCNVTHHCFDPALLAQHYPRGGKALRGAFSRFQPQDTIAWFEARGVKLKTEADGRIFPVSDDSQTIIDCLVQEATALGIRIRTRAAVKDIAKVGSQFHVTIAQQAQPLVGDRVLLTTGSSSHGYRLAAQLGHTIIPPVPSLFTFQINDPLLQERSGLSVPTVQATLKLPQQPPLTQTGAILVTHWGFSGPVVLKLSAWGARALAAHNYRGLLVINWLPHLSLPQIQGELAACRSHTPKRAIANHCPFPLPRRLWSYWTTTLGIPPEQTWAHLRKKQLLALAEVLHRGTFAIAGKGSFKEEFVTCGGVALKEVDFKTMASRCCEGLFLAGEILDMDGVTGGFNLQSAWTTGWIAGQGLAGESTDTLSAAASTATLS
- a CDS encoding mechanosensitive ion channel family protein produces the protein MINWHKQFWRWGAIAFLTFFLAILSPWPSLAQLPLPAINQTPATPLPPGVTRMGELEITDVRFDGNTLFTIAAPTIRDRSKLGDVMPVELRAELIQSNLRRVLHSALEDDRRSPARVDIGVARLHNALVISARIGQAERTTRLLTVTEADSNYHQLPPETLAQQWRDILQQQMNQAIQERTHAALIRQIQQAVLIFLKVGAGSFVILIVQRFLIRQRKHLQGQLDTATPQTAEPEWVLPLLPHLRHHFFLKQRIKLISLVRYLLLWVQVALWLLGLAAILRLFPMTRGLSSQVYGLPILWMVVWFGTGLLNQFADLAFDRIRVFWEQNNLLKFADTQRQTLRISTTIEVMRSLKTAVIYLTRLVVILSSLGMPVSSILAVGGFLALAISLGSQNLVKDVINGLLIVWEDQYGIGDVVAIEPYSGMVENLNLRITQLRNAEGHLITIPNSTITKVANLTRTWSRVNLELWVDIETNPDRLLSLLNDVSTHFYAEPEWQLKMLERPEILGIDQITASGLLVRIWIKTQPGQQWAVGREFRRRLLNLMAAEGIAVGRLHQQLHLVRDRNGKNGNNEKTYPFPLES
- the aspS gene encoding aspartate--tRNA ligase; translation: MRTHYCGDVRLRDVGTTVTLYGWVDRRRDHGGVIFIDLRDRSGIVQIVSDPQRTPDSYPQADRLRSEYVVKIVGRVSKRPADSVNPKLATGDIEIYADYIEVLNTVRQQLPFAISSTENEQVREEVRLRYRYLDLRRERMARNLQLRHRVIQAMRRFLEDEAGFIEVETPILTRSTPEGARDYLVPSRVNPGEWFALPQSPQLFKQLLMVAGCDRYYQIARCFRDEDLRADRQPEFTQLDMEMSFMDQEEILELNEALICHIFKTVKGIDLPRPFPRLSYQEAMDRYGTDKPDTRYGLELVDVSDILKDSGFKVFSGAIAQGGVVKILPIPNGNDRISNVRIKPGGDLFQEAATAGAKGLAYIRVRNNGEIDTIGAIKDNLSPEQKATLLERTGAEPGHLLLFGAGDAATVNKTLDRLRQTIAREFDLIDPMATHLLWVVDFPMFEWNAEEKRLEALHHPFTAPHPDDLADLKTARAQAYDLILNGHEVGGGSLRIYQPELQRQVFDIIGIDEATAQEKFGFLLEAFEFGTPPHGGIAYGLDRLVMLLAGEDSIRDTIAFPKTQQARCLLTGAPSSVEPQQLKELHVTPAKLAKTTTQTKA
- a CDS encoding gamma-glutamylcyclotransferase, whose amino-acid sequence is MLEFFILARWAVDCRGQSGAGQTAIKLSKVSSVSKLMLFLCNMTVLRLFVYGTLKPGYPPHDLFCRPWLSGHQTALVRGRLYHLPMGYPGLTAEEGWVQGELLLFDDPPASLLTQLDAFEGYSPNLSPEVNVYCRQEVPVYDLTHQPLGTAWAYIMSTERVRDFNGEWLPEGVWNRPINRQ